CGTACGCCTTGATCCGCCAGCTGGAGATCAAAGTTTTATAGTTGCGCGCGCCCCACAATTATCCATCAAAAACACACGGCGGTTTGTCCTCTCCACCTCTATAAACCCCCCGGAAAATGCGTGGTATTGTCCGAAGAATCCGGGAGCGAGATCTGGTAGCATATCTTTCACCTCCAAAGTAATACATATAAACCTTAATAAAAAGCGCCTCCATACGTAAGCAAGGGTATTGACCTTTTTGCATTTTCTTATTCATTTCAAATTTGCTAATAAACATAAATACGATCCTTTTCAAATTTACTACTTATGTTTTAATTAATAATAGTTTTTAATTAGTTTTATTTAAGTAAGAAGACCCAAACTACATGACAGCTTCACTTCCTCACCTCAACGAACGCCGGctcacttccatcttctgccCTCACTGGCCTTTTGCAGAACCAGAGGCATCCTCCCTATAAGTTGCTCTGATAGCCACTTGCATCCAAGACTACTGCAGTTTTCGATTATGAATTGCcgctcatcatcccccATTCGTTCCAACCATCGCTCGCGCTGACTGATCTTCCCCTATCTTCTCGCACCTTGCACGCTGTGTCATAAAAGGGCCTTCCTCAACTACTTCTGGGGATTCAGCGAGTCGCTGGAATATCTTGTTCATGGCTTTGCCGGCCGCTTCGTTGGCTGCTGCTCTGGTGACCGGAGCGATAACATAGTGTGACAACAGCCCCACCAGCCCACCACCGTAACGGACGGACAGGGTAAACATAATTAGTAAATTTAAAATGAATATCACAAACTCAGATTATACCATTATGTGTCTCTTGGCAAGACATCAACCCTGTAGGGGAAGAATATTGTAGAGATAATGGCAACGGAACGGCAGTTTAATACTACGAGTACTCCTGCAACCTTGCTTTTGGGCCGTTTTCTACTACTAATGCCTTCGCTACTGGCTTAGGCTATAAAGTTAGGCAAGAAGAAATATACATATACATAAACGACAAATTATATCTATACAGTACTGTCCATGAGCAACCCTTAAATTATGCAACCAGTAGGTAGTAGAAGCGCAATCGCTCGTTAAAACGTCACAAAAGATCATCACCCCCTCTGGCCTTCTCGCCCATCTACTGCATCATCAGAGATTTATATCCACCTCAAGGGTCCATCCCCTGCAGGCGTCATCGCATGCCCTCTCATACCCATCCCCGAGATGGCCCTAGGTGACGGTCTCGTTTCTGAgtcattattattattgaGTTGATGTTCATTATCAATATTGTCACCATTATTAGGTGCGgcggaaggggaagaaggatcgGCAGAGGTAATGAGGAATGGTTGAAGAGATTCGAGACCGGCTTTGGAGACTCGTCGGCCGGGTTGAAGGGTGGTTCGATCCACAGGTGCTCTAGTTATTTTTCCCTCAGCTCCAACATTTTTCGTCGACCAACAAAAGAATATGAACGCTTACCTCCGATGATGCACCCAGACGCCATTTTTTCTCacttccctttcatcaCCCACTGcgatccttccttcccttccaccttcttcttcaccaccatcatccccgCCCACTGGGGAGTATACCTTGGCTGGGCGGGTATAAGTATCCACACTACTCGACCAGGTAGGCGGTAAACTATCTCGAAGATGAGTCTTGCCTCTtccctcatcatcatctccatcttccttgtGCCTTGAactaccaccaccgcccCCACAACCTGCGGTTTTAGccctcccattcccatccccatGCACGCCTCCACTCTGCTTGACTCCCAATTCAGTCTCTTCCCACTGCATCAGCTCGGCGACAAAACCGATATTCGGGCTAATCCCCTTTCGCCGTTCTGCGACATAAGCATAGGATGTTTTGAGAGTCCATGCGTTGGCATGGATAAGATAAGCGAGGATGATTGTGACGGAACGTGATTTGCCAGCTTGGCAATGGACGTAGGTAGGTGCAGAGTGAAGGCGAGCGTCATCTATTACACACACCAGATCAgatttttatttttattttggACGGTTTAGGACAAGGAAAAGTTAAGAACCGATGAACTCACCCAAGAATTCGCAAGCATCTCTCATGCCCTTCCCAACCccattctcttccacaATATCTCGCATACCCACTTTTCTATACTTGAACCTCTCTTTCAAGCTCAATCCCTGATTATCATCGCACTCCAACGCGACATTCAATATCCGCTTCACACCTAACCGGAGAAGATATTGAACATCAGATTCGGATTGGATGTCAGGACCGAGGTAgaggaaagatggaaggatgACGGAAGGGTTGAAAGGTGCAACAGCTGTGCGGATTGTAGGCGGGGAAGAGGGTAGGGCGCCGTTcatggaaggtggagaagaataGAATCGGGCCGCTTGGTATTCTTGACTTTTCCTGGGAATATGTGATATCGGCGCACGAGGCGTACGTCCGTCGTATTGGTTAGGCGCCATGTCCTCCCCCTCATTCTCAATCTGTTTGGCATCGCCAAATGTCGAAGCGGAAGGTGGGAAATGCGACTGTTCGTACGCTATGGTCTGTATCGAAGCGGACCCGTTGGACCTGGAGTCTCCTACTATCCGGTCTTGGACCTGCCCTTGTTGCGGCTGAAAAGGAGTATGGGGTATGTTTAATGACAGTCCGGGAGACCTTTGTGGCCTGGTTCGCGTACATAAAAACCCATGGGGTGTGGGAGGAATATCGTGGTAGCCACCAAGCGTAGCGCTCTTCAACGGTCTGTCAAGATTCAGACTCAATTTTGGAGTCCGTCTCTGACTCGCTTGGCCGGCATTAATCGAGAGTGAAGGAAGGTTCCGAGTAGGCCCTGCAAAAGGTGGGCGAAGTGATGGTAATGAAGGACGGTGGTTGAGAGATTTtggtgaggatggggatggggatgcaGGGATAGGTGGTAGAGGTATTTCGCATGGCGGAGCTGATTTTGGAGGGAGCAAAATGGATGTAGGTTCAGGGCGAGGTTTGCTGTCGGTTTCTGACACACCCATATCGAGACAGGGGCGGGTAGTGGCCTGCCCGGAAACGAGCGTTCTTCTGGCTCTTTCGTAATTTAGTACTGCAGCCCATCCACCTTTTACCACTTTGGTCCTGTCATTGATCAAGCTCTTCAGGATGTCCTCCACGACTCTGCCCTCTTCGCCTTGACAAATCACGGCAATCTCGACTTTATTTTGATCTGCCGAGTCCCATCGTTCTCGAGCGCTTGGTAAAGAAACAAAAGGCGAGAGAGTCGCCCATGATATAGCGGAAGGATTTGATTGAGACTGTGATTTTTGGAAGCGTTTTGATAAGAGAGTAGGGACCGAGAGTGGGATGGAGTTTGGTAGATGGGAATTGAGAAAGGAAGCCAGCGGTCGGGTGTCGACCAACAATACACTTCCGCTCTCCACCCGATCGAAGACTAGTTCAATAGGTATACTCTCCATTGGTTTAGAGGAGGAGCTGAAGGATGATTGTTGTCCAGGTGTATTAAAGGCTGACTTGTCAGAATCGGAGGGTTCTAGTGGGGAGTCGATCGGTCGAGCCAAGAGGTTTTGCCGCACTGCTTTGCGTAGCTTGGATAAATCTTGCAACTCGTTGTCCAAGGAATGGTCTGAGTTATGAGTGAGATTGCTTCTATGGGGAAAAGATCTTTACAGGACATACCGTCACTTGCACCCGAGGAAGCCGCAACAGGTCTTTCCAGCTGTATTTCCCAGTCTTCCGGACCAGCTTCTCTTGGTTTTCCAAGTACAAGCGGAGTCGGTCGTTTTCGATTTGGAGACGTCGCTGCGGCAGTGCGCGACGGTAATGGCGCTGTCAATGGGATTTTTGAACCTTGAGCTAGCTCTGAATTTCTTGTGCCTCGATTTGGAGGTGGGATGGTCGGCGAGTAGACGACgtgaagaggatgtggCCGGGCGACGGGTGATgggttgttgttgtgggTGTGTTGTTGAGGCTGCATTGTCGGATGAGCATGTGCTGCGGAGTTGTTATGGGAGCAGATAGCGATGGTGAGAGGAGAACCTTAACAAttaacaacaacaacaacaacaataataataataataacaACAACAGACACTGCTTCTGCGCAGAAGCCGATTCGCGTCACCTGTTGTTTATCCTCCCGTACTCAGGGTGCGCAGAGGAGTCACAGATTGTTTGTATATATTCACGTATATGCCAGAAGTATACTCTCTGCACACAGGACAGGACAAGGGGATATACATCAAAGGAGCGACATCTCGATCCTCCTGCCTGCCTTTACACCTTGCCATCCGCAAGCAACAACCTTCCATTGCACAAGGGACAATTCGCGTGTCTATCACCATGGGCTCACACTAACAGCACCCGACACTTTCAGCGACGTAGCATGACCATACACAATACGAGACGGTTGAGCGGGGTATGAACTATGCATTATGTTGACTGCTGACACTGTTATTTTCATCTCGCATCCCATCGTCTGCCCGGCACGCCCTTTCGAGATTATCCAAAAACCCAAGACGGTCTACATGCTTGCATGTACTACACACTAGAGAGCCAGTGCTTGTTTACTCGTTGATCTTGGCGAGGATCTCGGCGTccttgaagagatggaactCCTACATATATACGGTCAACAATGCATCCCTTCGGCATACGCCACTACATGACTGCATGTTGTCGCGCCGACTAAAGCCATAACTCACCTCTTCGCCGACCTTGATAGGGCTACCACCCCATCCAGGCAAAAGAACCCTGTCTCCGGGCTTGACAGAGACGGGAGTGACGTCGCCGTCCTTGTTGCGAGCACCGGGGCCCACAGCGATGACGGTGGCTtcagggagaggagattgggtggtagaggaagggaggaagataCCAGAGGCGGTTTTCTAGTAGAAGCGTAAGCGTCTCTGCTCCTGAGGACTGACCAGGCCGACGCAGCACAGGTAGCGGTGAGCGTGGAGAAAGACGTACGGTCTCGGGCTTGAATCGCTGGACGAGGACCCGGTCGAGGAGAGGCTGGAGAGCCTTGATGTTCTTGAAGGTGGCAGCCTGTGTGGTGTCAGCGGGCTGCGTGTGTGAGATGCTGCCGTGCTCACCATTCTGGGTGTTTTTGTTTCGCAGAGAAATGTTCGGAGAGCGAGCGAAATAAATACATGTTCCAGAAAAAACCCCGCAAAGTCGAGAAGGTGCTGGAAAtattaattaattattcCCGCGGTATTTACGAAATAGTTAAGCATCGGCGAGTACTTTTTAGGGAATTTCCTCTCGCCAATCCATTTCCCACTTGCTCATCCATCCGAAACAAGAAAAAATGAACCCCCTCCGCTCCCGCGCTGctctcccccgccccgCAAGGCTCATCCAGAACGCTGCTGTCCAGAAGAGGGGCTTCGCCTCCAAGGACGTCGTCTTCGGCAACGACGCCAGGCAGGGCATGCTCAAGGGTGTTGACGTCCTCGCAAAGGCCGTCGCTGCCACCCTCGGCCCCAAGGGCAGGACCGTCATCATCGGTGCGTACTTCTTGCCTGGAAGACATGCAGTCGCTGATATGGACCACAGGCCAGAGCTTCGGTGGGCCCAAGATCACCAAGGACGGTGTCTCTGTCGCCAAGGCTATCACTCTCAAGGACCCCGTTGAGAACCTCGGTGCTCGGTGAGTCCTTCGTGGTATCTCCTCCAAAACTCCCTGTTGACATTATCTACAGTCTCGTCCAGGATGTTGCTTCCAAGACCAACGACACTGCCGGTGACGgtaccaccaccgccactGTCCTCGCCCGAGCCATCTACTCTGAGGGTGTGAAGAACGTCGCTGCCGGCTGCAACCCCATGGACCTCCGTCGAGGTGCCCAGAAGGCTGTCGACAAGGTCCTCGAGGTTCTTGCTGCCAACAAAAAGGTTATCACCACCTCTGAGGAGATTGCCCAGGTATGTCGAGATAACTATCGCGGGAAGAGGCCGGGTTGAGCTGACGATTCAAAATCAATTCTAGGTCGCCACCATCTCCGCCAACGGCGATACCCACGTCGGTGCCATCATTGCCCAAGCCATGGAGCAGGTCGGCAAGGAGGGTGTCATCACTGTGAAGGAGGGCCGAACCATTGACGACGAGATTGAGATTACCGAGGGTATGCGATTCGACCGAGGCTTCATCTCCCCTTACCTCATCACCGACACCAAGAACCAGCGTGTCGAGCTCGAGAAgcccttcatcctcctctccgagaagaagatctcTGCTCTTCAGgacatccttccttctctcgagATTGCCGCCCAGACCCGTCGACCTTTGTTGATCATCGCCGAAGACATTGACGGTGAGGCTCTCGCCgccgtcatcctcaacaagctcCGAGGTCAGCTCTCCGTCGCCGCCGTCAAGGCCCCCGGTTTTGGTGACAACCGAAAGTCTATCCTCGGTGACATTGCCATCCTCACCGGCGGTACTGTCTTCACTGACGAGCTGGATGTCAAGCTTGAGAAGGCTACCCCCGACATGTTTGGTACCACTGGCTCCGTTACCATTACTAAGGAGGacaccatcatcctcaacgGCGAGGGTGACAAGAGCCTCATTCAGTCTCGATGCGAGCAGATCCGAGCTTTGATCAACGACTCTAGCACTTCCGACTACGACAGGACTAAGCTCCAGGAGCGATTGGCCAAGCTCGGTGGCGGTGTCGCCGTCATCAAGGTTGGTGGCTCTAGCGAGGTTGAGGtcggagagaagaaggacaggTATGACGATGCTCTCAACGCTACCCGTGCCGCCGTCGAGGAGGGTATCGTCCCCGGTGGAGGTACCGCTCTTCTCGTGAGTCGCTTTCTTCGTGTAAAAAAAGCATATTTTTTGGCAAAATGTGCTGACAATCCCTACAGAAAGCTTCTACCGCTCTTGAGGACATTGCCGTCGACAACTTCGACCAGAAGCTCGGTATCTCTATGATCCGACAGGCTATCCGACGACCTGTCCGAACCATCGTCGAGAACGCCGGTGAGGAGGGTTCCGTCGTCGTCGGTCGACTCCTTTCCGAGGAGTTTGCCGCTCCTGAAAAGTTCAACTGGGGTTACGACGCCCAGACTTCTCAGTACCGAGACATGATCGCTGCCGGTATCCTCGACCCCTTGAAGGTCGTCAGGACCGCCCTCGTCGACGCTTCCGGTGTTGCTAGCTTGTTGACAACTAGCGAGGCCTGTGTTGTTGACGCCGAGGAGAAGactcctccttctggtATGGGCATGGGTGGTATGGGCGGTATGGGCGGTATGCCCGGTATGATGTAAGAAGGGTGTGAGAGTAGTATTAAtatgaaaaaaaaagtgttTTTGGGAATCTTATTGCATAGGTGGTTGTTGCGATGCTTGTACGCATAGCGTAGTGTTCAAATGTTCATGGTTTATGGAATCACAACTCAGTTCTAAATAAAAGAGACAAGAGTGGAAGATTGAATATCGTTGCGTCATGAGTTTATTCTAAAGCACTTCTTCGTTTTTGTTGCAACTTGGCCAACGAACAGCGAGCGAACGGACCAACGAAAAGAAGTCTCGACAAGATATTAAGTTTTATTATACTCTGCACTCGTCTCTACGCAAAACAAAAATGAAAGATCTCACTGCAGAAGCGgccatctctccttccgacgacaatcttcttccggctCTCGCATCACTTCGGGAAGGTCACCCGGACAAGGGCATACTCAAACTTCTCGCCCAGCTTAAGATTGATCATCCCGAATGGGCCGTCTCTGAAAAGCGGTTCCGAAAAGCTCTTCAACTTGCTCCCTGTCCTGGAGGTGGCGAGGCCGatccaaaagaaaaggcacTCGTGGCCGATACAGGCCTTGACCCTTCCATCGATGTAAAGAGTATCGCGCCGAAAGTAGAGGTGAAGATGTTTGCCggggggaagggaaaggggtTGGTCGCAAAAGAGGAATTGAAGCAAGGCGAGATGTTGTGGCAGGAGGAGCCATGGATTGTCACTTCTGATCCGTAAGTTTCACAGAATGGAGTAGGGCGCAGAGTTAAGGAAGGGAACGAACGGGTGAGAGGGGCGGGGTaggtgatggagatggaagcgCCGATGGAAGACAACAAAACTGATGTCGAAATGCTCGGGCAGAGGACATTATTCTCTCTTAACCCAATCCATGATGTGCTCCCAATGtttttccctcttcgccCGCCCATCACCACCTATCTCTGTTCCCTGCCCCCACTGCACAACCGCCCACTTTTGCAACCGTCTTTGCTACACCaaatctctctcttcttcgcatCCACCCCTTCTTTGCCCAGGACTCAACCCCGATGCAAGTAGCCTGATGAATTTTATCAGAAAGCGAGGCGAAAGGAGCGTTGAAGGCGTCGC
This window of the Cryptococcus neoformans var. neoformans B-3501A chromosome 2, whole genome shotgun sequence genome carries:
- a CDS encoding hypothetical protein (Match to ESTs gb|CF186340.1|CF186340, gb|CF188446.1|CF188446; HMMPfam hit to Cpn60_TCP1, TCP-1/cpn60 chaperonin family, score: 591.2, E(): 7.8e-175), which translates into the protein MNPLRSRAALPRPARLIQNAAVQKRGFASKDVVFGNDARQGMLKGVDVLAKAVAATLGPKGRTVIIGQSFGGPKITKDGVSVAKAITLKDPVENLGARLVQDVASKTNDTAGDGTTTATVLARAIYSEGVKNVAAGCNPMDLRRGAQKAVDKVLEVLAANKKVITTSEEIAQVATISANGDTHVGAIIAQAMEQVGKEGVITVKEGRTIDDEIEITEGMRFDRGFISPYLITDTKNQRVELEKPFILLSEKKISALQDILPSLEIAAQTRRPLLIIAEDIDGEALAAVILNKLRGQLSVAAVKAPGFGDNRKSILGDIAILTGGTVFTDELDVKLEKATPDMFGTTGSVTITKEDTIILNGEGDKSLIQSRCEQIRALINDSSTSDYDRTKLQERLAKLGGGVAVIKVGGSSEVEVGEKKDRYDDALNATRAAVEEGIVPGGGTALLKASTALEDIAVDNFDQKLGISMIRQAIRRPVRTIVENAGEEGSVVVGRLLSEEFAAPEKFNWGYDAQTSQYRDMIAAGILDPLKVVRTALVDASGVASLLTTSEACVVDAEEKTPPSGMGMGGMGGMGGMPGMM
- a CDS encoding hypothetical protein (HMMPfam hit to DSPc, Dual specificity phosphatase, catalytic domain, score: 96.8, E(): 5.4e-26), translating into MQPQQHTHNNNPSPVARPHPLHVVYSPTIPPPNRGTRNSELAQGSKIPLTAPLPSRTAAATSPNRKRPTPLVLGKPREAGPEDWEIQLERPVAASSGASDDHSLDNELQDLSKLRKAVRQNLLARPIDSPLEPSDSDKSAFNTPGQQSSFSSSSKPMESIPIELVFDRVESGSVLLVDTRPLASFLNSHLPNSIPLSVPTLLSKRFQKSQSQSNPSAISWATLSPFVSLPSARERWDSADQNKVEIAVICQGEEGRVVEDILKSLINDRTKVVKGGWAAVLNYERARRTLVSGQATTRPCLDMGVSETDSKPRPEPTSILLPPKSAPPCEIPLPPIPASPSPSSPKSLNHRPSLPSLRPPFAGPTRNLPSLSINAGQASQRRTPKLSLNLDRPLKSATLGGYHDIPPTPHGFLCTRTRPQRSPGLSLNIPHTPFQPQQGQVQDRIVGDSRSNGSASIQTIAYEQSHFPPSASTFGDAKQIENEGEDMAPNQYDGRTPRAPISHIPRKSQEYQAARFYSSPPSMNGALPSSPPTIRTAVAPFNPSVILPSFLYLGPDIQSESDVQYLLRLGVKRILNVALECDDNQGLSLKERFKYRKVGMRDIVEENGVGKGMRDACEFLDDARLHSAPTYVHCQAGKSRSVTIILAYLIHANAWTLKTSYAYVAERRKGISPNIGFVAELMQWEETELGVKQSGGVHGDGNGRAKTAGCGGGGGSSRHKEDGDDDEGRGKTHLRDSLPPTWSSSVDTYTRPAKVYSPVGGDDGGEEEGGREGRIAVGDEREVRKNGVWVHHRRAPVDRTTLQPGRRVSKAGLESLQPFLITSADPSSPSAAPNNGDNIDNEHQLNNNNDSETRPSPRAISGMGMRGHAMTPAGDGPLRWI
- a CDS encoding hypothetical protein (Match to ESTs gb|CF186329.1|CF186329, gb|CF194179.1|CF194179, gb|CF191662.1|CF191662), encoding MYLFRSLSEHFSAKQKHPEWLPPSRTSRLSSLSSTGSSSSDSSPRPKPPLVSSSLPLPPNLLSLKPPSSLWAPVLATRTATSLPSLSSPETGFFCLDGVVALSRSAKRSSISSRTPRSSPRSTSKQALAL